The Peribacillus simplex genome contains the following window.
TCCCCATAAAACACCCATTCTCGATAAACTTCGTTACGGGGTGGCCACTAGTCAAATCATGTTTCTTTAAATTCGGGATAACGAGTGGTTCCAAGCCATTCTCAACAACTAATTTGCAATAAGCCATATTATAAGGAAGGATGTCACCTTCACAAATTAACTTAGCATTTCTATTGAAGGATTTGATCATAAAACTCTGTGTAGGATTCAATATCGAAAGAAAGAATGTATTGACATCAATGGTTTGGGCTAATAGTGCTAATACTTCTTTAGCCATAGAGTCAAAATTTTTATAATAATTGATATCTTGCTGAATCATTTTCAGGCTCCTCTTTTATCTTTAGTCTTTTTAGGTTTCCGGATGTTATTTCTCATATTGAACTAGAAAGACACAAAAGCGGAATCTGAATACCGTGACAGTTACCAGGATTTCCACTAAACTCAATTTAGGGGTTGGATTCGTTTTATTGATGGATAATGTAATCGGTAAGCTGACCGTTTAATGGGCTGTTTCTATTTTTCTTAATTCAGTATGATTGTCAGTCGGTTAAAAATTGACCCTTATTTTATTTTCGGCTTTTTTAATATCATTAAATTTCTTTTGCCTGATTTCCAAATGGCTAATCGGCTATTCGTTTCTGTATGCCGGTATGGGCATCACTCAATAACCGATATTTTCCTTTAAGTCAATAATCAGTCTATCTAACCTGTATTATACTGTACGTGAAATGGCAAGAGTACCGTTTCAGGTGCAAAATTAGTATCAATTTTCATATTTACCTTGGCTCGCATGAGGTTAAAGCAGCTTGGCATTTCTGTTCCTTGTCATGATTAAAGAACCACATGAATTACCTAGATAAAACGAATGTATCTGGCTCATTTAAAAAAATGTTTTGGAGAGGATAAAAGGTAAGAATAAAGTACATACAGGATAATTCAAAAGGGGATCATTATGGGAAAATTAGAAAGTATATATCCTATTGCTATAGACAATACAAAGGAAAAAATAATCCAGGATATGGATTACTTTTTAGAGAATCAAGAGACGATGCCTTCGTTTGCAACATATATATCAGACAGGGTTTCTTTTATTGAGCAAATTTGGATCAATGTTTGGTTAAATAAAGCATCAAACGATGTGCCCAGGAAGGAAAAAAAGGTGTTTCTAAGCGAAAGGGGATTTGTAACAGAAGGTTCAGATCATAAGCTGATAAATAGCATGTTCCGGAATGAATTAAAGAAGTATCGTCCTTTTGATGCCTTATCGTGGATAAAAAAATCCTTTGCTGAAAATCCAGATGATTGGGAGAAGAGATATAAAAATGCAAGGGATAACTTCACTAAGCGACAAGAAGAACAGCGGCTGGCTAAGCAACGATGGAAAATACGCGTTAGACTTCAAGAAGAGGCCAATACTTTTTTTGAAAAAAGCTCACTGCTTTTATATTTACATGTCAGGAATTATATTGCTGGAAACTTGGCAGCGGATCTTAATAATAAGCCTAAATTTCAATATGTCGATCCATACTTGCTTGAAGAACGATTGGTTGAAGAGGGGGGATTTCAAGCAGCTGAATACCTTATGGTCTCTGATTTTTTTGAAGAGCTGACAGGCGATATTCACTCGTTACTCGATTGGGGAAGGAACCATTTTGAGTATGAAAATTACTTCTACAGGTATGAAAGGCTAGTTTCGGAATTCATTCTGAAATTAGCCCCAGAAAAGTACTTGAACCAATTACCTGTTGCACTGCATCATGATTTTTTGGAGTCATATGGGGAAAGGCTGACGGTTGAAGACCTTCAAGGTATATTAAGGGATGAATTGGCTGATTTGTCTCAGGCCTGTTTTGATGAACTTCAGGAAGAATACCTTTCTGATTTACTGAGCCTTGAAGGAATTCCTTTTAATGAAACATTGCACGAACAAATATTTGAAAAGGACGAGGCGAACAGAGAAAGAAGAAAAGCTGAAGTATTGGCAGAGCAGGCAAAGAAGCTGGCTGAAGAGCAAAGGATGATTGATGACATTATCGGAAAGGCCTATACTCCATCATTAGGAAAAAAAGTTAGGTATGTTTTGCATATCGGAGAGACCAATACCGGGAAGACACATAAGGCCCTACAAAAAATGAAAGAAGCGGAAAGCGGTTTGTATCTGGCACCCCTTAGACTACTAGCCCTCGAAGTGTTTGATAAATTAAATGCGGATGGTGTTCCTTGTTCATTAAAAACCGGTGAAGAAGAAAAGGCAGTTGCGGGTGCTAATCATGTTTCCAGCACAGTTGAAATGTTTCATGAAAAAGACTACCATGAAGTAATCGTTATAGATGAAGCCCAAATGATTGCCGATAAAGATCGAGGCTTTTCGTGGTTTAGGGCAATCACACAAGCAAATGCGAAAGAAGTACACATTATCGGAAGCAAGAATATCAAAATGATGCTTTTGAACCTACTGAATGAAGCAGATTTAGAACTCCACGAATACAGACGTGAAATACCGCTGGAGGTAGAACAAAAGGAATTTGGATTGAAGTTTACCAAAAAAGGGGATGCGCTCATTTGTTTTTCAAGAAGGCACGTACTGGAAACCGCATCCCGTCTAAAAGAGAGTGGACATAATGTCAGCATGATATACGGCAGTATGCCACCTGAAAACAGAAAACGGCAAATAGAGTTATTCAATCGCGGTGAAACATCAGTGGTTGTAGCCACAGATGCGATAGGAATGGGATTGAACTTGCCAATCCGACGCATCGTCTTTCTTGAAAATGAAAAATTCGACGGGACTCGAAGAAGAAGATTGACTTCTCAAGAAATCAAACAAATCGCAGGTCGAGCAG
Protein-coding sequences here:
- a CDS encoding DEAD/DEAH box helicase, which encodes MGKLESIYPIAIDNTKEKIIQDMDYFLENQETMPSFATYISDRVSFIEQIWINVWLNKASNDVPRKEKKVFLSERGFVTEGSDHKLINSMFRNELKKYRPFDALSWIKKSFAENPDDWEKRYKNARDNFTKRQEEQRLAKQRWKIRVRLQEEANTFFEKSSLLLYLHVRNYIAGNLAADLNNKPKFQYVDPYLLEERLVEEGGFQAAEYLMVSDFFEELTGDIHSLLDWGRNHFEYENYFYRYERLVSEFILKLAPEKYLNQLPVALHHDFLESYGERLTVEDLQGILRDELADLSQACFDELQEEYLSDLLSLEGIPFNETLHEQIFEKDEANRERRKAEVLAEQAKKLAEEQRMIDDIIGKAYTPSLGKKVRYVLHIGETNTGKTHKALQKMKEAESGLYLAPLRLLALEVFDKLNADGVPCSLKTGEEEKAVAGANHVSSTVEMFHEKDYHEVIVIDEAQMIADKDRGFSWFRAITQANAKEVHIIGSKNIKMMLLNLLNEADLELHEYRREIPLEVEQKEFGLKFTKKGDALICFSRRHVLETASRLKESGHNVSMIYGSMPPENRKRQIELFNRGETSVVVATDAIGMGLNLPIRRIVFLENEKFDGTRRRRLTSQEIKQIAGRAGRKGIYDTGKVAFTAEIKIMNKLLEQVDEPVQTFTIAPTSAVFERFQKYYRNLGIFFEMWERFEPPKGTKKASLSEERELYELIRDTEIEARFSLMDLYGFLHIPFSAKEPSLIKQWLETVEAIAESSELPEPIIKTKNLEELELSYKAIGLHLLFLYRMGKRTETVYWERIREEISEGVHDQLKDEMLNYQKKCKRCGKKLPDDSRFHICDACYHRGHRKSHRFN